The following coding sequences are from one Rhizobium favelukesii window:
- a CDS encoding TauD/TfdA dioxygenase family protein, whose product MSNPVLVNQIIPESDVVPLTGRVGAEIRGIRLGGNLPDATIASIKEHLLKHKVIFFRGQEHLDDAEQELFARRLGDLVPHPTQGPVAGTASILNLDSSRGGGRADQWHTDVTFVDAYPKFSVLRGVVIPEAGGDTIWANTHAAYESLPTPLKVLADGLWAIHSNAYDYAAVRPRATAEEKKHFEEVFTSTIYETEHPVVRVHPETGERSLLLGNFVQRIIGMSKSDSAKLYEVFQSYVTAPEVTVRWRWQAGDVAIWDNRATQHYAVNDYGDQHRVVRRATVDGDVPVSVDGRRSVTHVKAAKPAAKAA is encoded by the coding sequence ATGAGCAATCCCGTCCTAGTCAATCAGATCATCCCGGAGTCTGATGTTGTGCCGCTGACCGGCCGCGTCGGCGCCGAAATCAGAGGCATCCGCCTTGGTGGGAATCTGCCGGACGCGACCATAGCGTCCATCAAAGAGCATCTTCTGAAGCACAAGGTCATTTTCTTCCGCGGCCAGGAGCATCTCGACGATGCGGAACAGGAACTCTTCGCCCGCCGTCTGGGCGACCTTGTCCCTCATCCCACACAGGGACCGGTTGCCGGGACGGCTTCAATCCTCAATCTCGATTCCAGCCGCGGGGGCGGCCGAGCAGACCAGTGGCACACCGATGTGACCTTCGTTGACGCCTATCCAAAATTCTCGGTTCTGCGCGGCGTCGTTATTCCAGAAGCGGGAGGCGATACGATCTGGGCTAATACTCACGCCGCGTATGAGAGCCTGCCGACGCCACTGAAAGTCTTGGCCGACGGTCTTTGGGCGATCCACAGCAACGCCTACGACTACGCGGCCGTGCGCCCTCGCGCCACCGCTGAGGAGAAAAAGCATTTCGAGGAAGTCTTCACCTCGACGATCTACGAGACCGAGCACCCGGTCGTGCGTGTCCATCCGGAAACCGGGGAGAGATCTTTGCTGCTCGGCAATTTCGTGCAGCGCATTATCGGCATGTCGAAGAGCGATTCTGCAAAGCTTTACGAGGTGTTCCAGTCCTACGTCACTGCCCCGGAAGTCACCGTGCGGTGGCGCTGGCAGGCTGGCGATGTCGCCATCTGGGACAACCGCGCCACCCAGCATTACGCGGTCAACGACTATGGCGACCAGCATCGGGTCGTACGCCGCGCCACCGTTGACGGCGACGTCCCCGTCAGCGTCGACGGGCGTCGCAGCGTAACCCATGTCAAGGCAGCCAAACCGGCCGCGAAGGCCGCCTGA
- a CDS encoding ABC transporter substrate-binding protein produces the protein MKLRIAAALAALLASLGSVSAEELTIRFGNPGVGLDNRQYSHGDATTYARARDLIEEEFAADKDIKIEWTFFRGAGPALNESVAAKQLDFFLLGDLPAIVGRSRGLDHKFVFATTRHEPVYLAVPADSDIKSIDDVKGKKVALFRGTNLQLATDRILSVHGLTEKDVRFINLDTNAAVPALTSGNVDAVFGGPEYLALAKKGIVKIVYTTKGDDPTLGRNSSYLVATAFEQAHPDITQRVVTTFVKAAAFASDPVNEDEVFNGWAVSGFPKDAFEADIEGDTLANRLNPLIDDFVIARYKDQVARAKAYGLIKGNVDVDSWLEPKYLQQALKELKLENHWSSYDAKGEIAQLGDLNKKHTN, from the coding sequence ATGAAACTTCGGATCGCCGCGGCGCTTGCCGCACTTCTCGCCTCGCTTGGCTCAGTCTCAGCCGAGGAATTGACCATCCGCTTCGGCAACCCCGGCGTCGGGCTTGATAACAGGCAATATTCTCATGGGGATGCTACAACCTACGCGCGGGCGCGGGACCTCATCGAGGAAGAGTTCGCCGCAGACAAGGACATCAAGATTGAGTGGACCTTCTTTCGTGGCGCCGGACCGGCGCTCAACGAATCCGTAGCAGCAAAACAGCTCGATTTCTTCCTGCTCGGTGACCTGCCGGCAATTGTAGGCCGGTCACGCGGGCTCGATCACAAATTCGTTTTTGCCACCACCCGTCATGAGCCGGTTTATCTTGCCGTACCGGCTGACAGCGATATCAAATCGATCGATGACGTGAAAGGCAAGAAGGTCGCGCTGTTCAGGGGCACAAACCTACAGCTCGCCACAGATCGCATCTTGTCGGTCCATGGTCTCACGGAGAAGGACGTCCGCTTCATTAACCTCGACACCAACGCTGCCGTACCGGCACTCACTTCCGGCAATGTTGATGCCGTGTTTGGCGGGCCGGAATATCTGGCGCTGGCGAAGAAAGGGATCGTCAAGATCGTCTACACCACCAAGGGCGACGATCCGACACTTGGTCGCAATTCGTCCTATCTGGTCGCGACCGCCTTTGAACAAGCCCATCCGGATATAACGCAACGGGTGGTCACCACTTTCGTCAAGGCTGCGGCCTTCGCCTCCGATCCGGTCAACGAGGACGAAGTATTCAATGGCTGGGCTGTGTCGGGCTTCCCCAAAGATGCCTTCGAAGCGGATATTGAGGGCGATACGCTCGCAAACCGCCTCAACCCGCTGATCGATGACTTCGTCATCGCCCGCTACAAGGACCAGGTCGCGCGGGCAAAGGCCTATGGGTTGATCAAGGGCAACGTCGACGTCGATAGCTGGCTGGAGCCGAAATACCTGCAGCAGGCGCTCAAGGAGCTGAAGCTGGAGAACCATTGGTCAAGCTATGACGCCAAGGGTGAAATCGCCCAGCTCGGCGATCTCAACAAGAAGCACACAAACTGA